A part of Ammoniphilus sp. CFH 90114 genomic DNA contains:
- a CDS encoding undecaprenyl-diphosphate phosphatase: protein MDFIILLKYAFLGLLQGFTEPIPISSSGHLVLVQHLFGLYIEGLSFEILVNTASLLAVLIIYREDLIRLTKNGINYILTRKEEYQSDFMFIVYLVIATVPAGVIGVLFNDFISETLKGIYMVGISLLVTAVALWLIRNLRGQKADAHLTWKDAVIVGLAQAVALIPGISRSGATIVAAMALGMKQDTALRFSFLLYIPVSVGGIILEGPKLFSDSGGQGLFLAHTIAFLLSLIASYFSLRWFMGIMRQGNLKYFSYYCVVLGVFILLFL, encoded by the coding sequence ATGGATTTTATTATTTTACTGAAGTATGCATTCTTAGGTCTCTTACAAGGCTTCACAGAGCCTATTCCCATCTCTTCTAGTGGACATCTCGTACTCGTACAGCATTTATTTGGATTATATATTGAGGGCTTAAGCTTCGAGATTTTGGTTAATACAGCATCCCTTCTTGCCGTTCTTATCATCTATCGTGAAGATCTTATCCGATTAACGAAGAATGGGATCAACTATATCCTGACAAGAAAAGAAGAATACCAATCAGACTTCATGTTCATTGTCTATCTTGTCATCGCTACCGTACCTGCTGGTGTTATCGGCGTGCTTTTCAACGATTTCATCTCGGAAACCTTAAAGGGAATTTATATGGTAGGAATCAGTTTACTTGTGACCGCTGTGGCGCTATGGTTGATTCGAAACCTGCGTGGACAGAAGGCAGATGCTCACCTCACCTGGAAAGACGCTGTCATCGTGGGATTAGCCCAAGCTGTCGCCTTAATCCCGGGGATTAGCCGATCTGGGGCAACCATCGTCGCTGCGATGGCCCTTGGCATGAAGCAGGATACCGCGTTGCGCTTTTCCTTCTTACTCTATATTCCAGTTAGTGTCGGGGGAATCATTCTTGAAGGTCCGAAGCTGTTTAGTGATTCTGGTGGACAAGGTCTATTCCTTGCGCATACCATCGCTTTTCTACTATCACTCATTGCCTCCTACTTCTCTCTAAGATGGTTTATGGGAATTATGAGGCAAGGTAATCTAAAGTATTTCTCTTACTATTGTGTAGTCTTAGGGGTGTTTATTTTACTGTTTTTATAG
- a CDS encoding ATP-binding cassette domain-containing protein, translating to MLSFHIKKTLAHFTLDMGFDTENEIVVLFGPSGSGKTTVLNCIAGLQHPDEGFIRLNEVPFFDEKSKPMPPQKRKVGYLFQEYALFPHMTVEKNIAYGMDAKKRGESGFLVSSLLSVLGIEHLLSKYPHQISGGEKQRVALARALATEPSILLLDEPLSALDQETRLQCQEELLRIHEMWRIPFIIVTHDKGEAEKLGDKILFIEKGRIMEKAIPQARA from the coding sequence ATGCTCTCTTTTCATATCAAGAAGACATTAGCTCATTTTACCTTAGACATGGGATTTGATACCGAGAATGAGATTGTAGTCCTGTTTGGCCCCTCGGGATCAGGGAAAACGACGGTACTGAATTGTATCGCTGGACTTCAACATCCTGATGAAGGCTTCATTCGGCTAAATGAAGTTCCCTTTTTTGATGAGAAGTCCAAGCCTATGCCCCCTCAGAAGCGCAAGGTAGGATATCTGTTTCAAGAATATGCGCTGTTTCCCCATATGACGGTGGAGAAGAATATTGCCTATGGCATGGATGCTAAAAAAAGAGGGGAATCAGGTTTCCTGGTAAGCTCGCTTCTAAGCGTATTAGGAATCGAACACTTGCTATCCAAGTATCCTCACCAAATCTCAGGGGGAGAGAAGCAAAGGGTTGCTCTGGCTAGAGCTCTAGCTACGGAACCTTCTATCTTGCTCCTTGATGAACCTCTCTCGGCACTCGATCAAGAAACTCGTCTACAATGTCAGGAGGAATTACTTCGCATCCATGAGATGTGGAGGATCCCGTTTATTATCGTAACTCATGATAAGGGAGAGGCCGAAAAGCTGGGGGATAAGATCCTATTTATTGAAAAGGGAAGAATTATGGAAAAGGCCATCCCACAAGCGAGGGCGTAA
- the modB gene encoding molybdate ABC transporter permease subunit — MNYTPLYLSLKIAGISTCIVFITGVFLARLLARRDFTGKSVIESLILLPLVLPPTVVGFGLLLLFGKNGPLGAWLNDWFGIQVVFSWIGAVVASTVVAFPLMYQSATASFSSIDRKFEQVARTMGASEWRVFWTVTFPLAWPGLLAGLVLSFARALGEFGATLMLAGNIPGKTDTIPIAIYFAVEAGQMEKATFWVTIIVALGFSTIMWLNWWTKRNIRRYTYDQSH; from the coding sequence TTGAATTACACACCGTTGTATCTCTCATTAAAAATTGCTGGAATATCCACATGCATTGTCTTTATTACAGGGGTTTTTCTTGCTCGCTTACTCGCGCGGCGAGATTTCACAGGGAAGAGCGTGATAGAGTCCCTCATTCTTCTTCCTCTTGTCTTGCCGCCTACCGTGGTGGGATTTGGCTTGCTTCTCTTGTTCGGTAAGAATGGACCGCTTGGAGCCTGGCTAAACGATTGGTTCGGAATCCAGGTGGTGTTTTCTTGGATAGGAGCGGTTGTGGCTTCTACGGTTGTAGCTTTTCCTCTGATGTATCAGAGTGCTACAGCTTCCTTTTCTAGCATTGATCGGAAATTCGAACAAGTAGCCCGAACGATGGGGGCTTCGGAATGGCGGGTTTTTTGGACAGTGACGTTCCCATTAGCTTGGCCGGGATTATTAGCTGGGCTTGTGCTCTCGTTTGCGAGAGCGCTAGGGGAATTCGGGGCTACGCTCATGTTAGCAGGAAATATACCAGGAAAAACGGATACTATACCGATTGCCATTTATTTTGCTGTAGAGGCCGGGCAGATGGAGAAAGCAACGTTTTGGGTGACTATCATTGTGGCTTTAGGCTTTAGCACGATCATGTGGTTGAATTGGTGGACGAAAAGAAACATCCGGAGATACACGTACGACCAATCTCATTAA